One region of Oceanibaculum indicum P24 genomic DNA includes:
- a CDS encoding ABC transporter ATP-binding protein: protein MSTLDFVGPNGGAAAVRGMTPAAVAARPAGTTTGGDPLVRIAGLTVAFDDGKRHVPVLHGIDLEVRPGEAIGIVGESGCGKSVTWLAVLRLLGKKARIGGTVSLGGTPITDFSDRAMARIRGKRIAMIFQDPASSLNPVHRIGQQLTEALALHRGLSGQAAKAEAVRLLDRVHIPNAGQRLNAYPHELSGGMNQRVMIAMALAGEPDLLVADEPTTALDATIQAQILDLLREIRRDSGMALALISHDLGVIADICERVMVMYAGRVVEAAPTKQLFANPGHPYTRGLLAALPDLDAPQRRLEAIPGTVPEPGKLPTGCSFRPRCAHADEGCAAEVPGLGFIEKTHQVACLKVDSL, encoded by the coding sequence ATGAGTACGCTCGACTTCGTCGGGCCGAATGGCGGCGCGGCGGCGGTGCGGGGCATGACCCCGGCCGCCGTCGCGGCGCGACCGGCCGGAACGACGACAGGCGGCGATCCGCTGGTGCGCATTGCCGGCCTGACCGTTGCCTTCGATGATGGCAAGCGCCATGTGCCGGTGTTGCACGGCATCGATCTTGAGGTCCGCCCCGGCGAGGCCATCGGCATTGTCGGCGAATCCGGCTGCGGCAAGTCGGTCACCTGGCTGGCGGTGTTGCGGCTGCTGGGCAAGAAGGCAAGGATCGGCGGCACGGTGTCGCTGGGCGGCACGCCGATTACCGATTTCTCCGACCGGGCGATGGCGCGCATCCGCGGCAAGCGCATCGCCATGATCTTTCAGGACCCGGCATCCTCGCTCAACCCGGTGCATCGCATCGGCCAGCAGCTCACCGAGGCGCTGGCACTGCATCGCGGGCTGAGCGGACAGGCCGCGAAGGCGGAGGCCGTTCGTCTGCTGGACCGGGTCCATATCCCCAATGCAGGCCAGCGGCTGAACGCCTATCCGCATGAACTGTCCGGTGGCATGAACCAGCGCGTGATGATCGCCATGGCGCTGGCCGGCGAGCCGGACCTGCTCGTTGCGGACGAACCGACCACGGCGCTGGACGCCACCATTCAGGCGCAGATTCTGGACCTGCTGCGCGAAATCCGCCGTGACAGCGGCATGGCGCTGGCGCTGATCTCGCACGATCTGGGCGTCATTGCCGATATCTGCGAGCGCGTCATGGTGATGTATGCCGGTCGTGTCGTCGAGGCGGCACCGACGAAGCAGCTCTTCGCCAATCCCGGCCATCCCTATACGCGCGGATTGCTGGCGGCACTGCCCGATCTCGATGCGCCGCAGCGCCGGCTGGAGGCGATCCCCGGCACCGTGCCGGAACCGGGCAAGCTGCCCACGGGATGCAGCTTCCGTCCGCGCTGCGCCCATGCCGACGAAGGCTGCGCCGCCGAGGTGCCGGGACTCGGTTTCATCGAAAAGACCCACCAGGTCGCCTGCCTGAAGGTGGACAGCCTATGA